In the genome of Nocardia terpenica, one region contains:
- a CDS encoding nitroreductase family deazaflavin-dependent oxidoreductase: MQLPRSLARFNKNVSNRLQKNWAWVIPPWAIVVHRGRRSGRPYRTPVFAWKSRGRIVIALYYGTRSDWVRNVVHQEAASIQRLGHTRAMLAPHIVDPADTDELGPVVRLLIRPAEQALVADLVKPGSSSHSEGNSPW, translated from the coding sequence ATGCAACTTCCCCGTTCGCTGGCGCGATTCAACAAAAATGTCAGCAACCGACTGCAAAAGAACTGGGCGTGGGTGATACCACCGTGGGCGATCGTTGTCCACCGCGGGCGGCGTTCGGGCCGGCCGTACCGCACTCCGGTGTTCGCATGGAAATCGCGCGGTCGCATCGTGATCGCCCTGTACTACGGCACACGTTCCGATTGGGTCCGCAATGTAGTGCACCAGGAAGCGGCTTCGATCCAACGGCTCGGTCACACCCGGGCAATGCTCGCGCCACACATCGTCGATCCCGCCGATACCGATGAACTCGGGCCCGTTGTTCGCCTGCTCATCCGCCCCGCGGAACAGGCTCTCGTCGCAGACCTTGTCAAGCCGGGCTCTTCGTCGCATTCGGAAGGAAATTCACCATGGTGA
- a CDS encoding SDR family oxidoreductase encodes MASRKRDFSGKKVLITGAASGIGRSTAVAMARRGAHLALTDINDSGLQETIALITDARGIVGSCAALDISDHDAVAAFARDVHSAFGSPDIVMNIAGHVIFGTVDNLEYRHWKSMIDINLMGPIHVIENFVPSMIRAGNGGHLVNVASVAGLMGLPWHAAYGASKFGLRGISEVLRFDLRRHGIHVHLVVPGAVDTPLVGSIEIVGIDRDNPEVARQLARFQRYAKSPEHVAECIIQGIEKNRFMVYTSNDVRLGHWIARKFSLPYEFAMRVANDQFNQVAPPVNVLGPDPLRPQHAE; translated from the coding sequence ATGGCATCCAGGAAACGTGATTTCAGCGGGAAGAAGGTCCTCATCACCGGCGCGGCCAGTGGGATCGGCCGGTCCACCGCGGTCGCCATGGCGCGCAGGGGGGCGCATCTCGCGTTGACCGATATCAACGACTCGGGCCTGCAGGAGACGATCGCGCTGATCACCGACGCGCGCGGCATTGTCGGATCCTGTGCAGCACTGGACATTTCCGACCACGACGCGGTCGCCGCGTTCGCGCGGGACGTACACTCCGCCTTCGGTAGCCCGGACATCGTGATGAACATCGCCGGACACGTAATCTTCGGCACGGTGGACAATCTCGAGTACCGTCATTGGAAATCCATGATCGACATCAATCTCATGGGCCCGATCCACGTCATCGAGAATTTCGTTCCCTCGATGATCCGCGCCGGCAACGGAGGTCACCTCGTCAACGTCGCGTCGGTGGCCGGGCTGATGGGACTGCCCTGGCACGCCGCCTACGGAGCCAGCAAGTTCGGACTGCGCGGCATCTCGGAGGTCCTGCGATTCGACCTGCGCCGCCACGGAATTCATGTCCACCTGGTCGTACCCGGCGCGGTGGACACGCCGCTGGTCGGCTCGATCGAGATTGTGGGCATCGACCGCGACAACCCCGAAGTCGCACGCCAACTCGCCCGATTCCAGCGATATGCGAAGTCGCCGGAACACGTGGCCGAATGCATCATCCAAGGTATCGAGAAGAACAGGTTCATGGTGTACACGTCCAACGACGTTCGCCTCGGCCACTGGATCGCACGAAAATTCTCGTTGCCGTACGAATTCGCCATGCGTGTCGCCAACGATCAATTCAACCAGGTCGCGCCGCCGGTCAACGTCCTGGGACCCGATCCGCTCCGACCGCAGCACGCCGAGTAG